One segment of Psychrobacter sp. JCM 18902 DNA contains the following:
- the tatA gene encoding Sec-independent protein translocase subunit TatA has product MGSFSITHWLILLVVVVVVFGTAKLKNVGKDLGGAVKGFKEAVKDEEPENARKNHVLSHENSTPAASNDLNTRVGNQADDMEISPISTDDQPKV; this is encoded by the coding sequence ATGGGCAGCTTTTCTATTACACATTGGCTGATTTTATTGGTCGTAGTGGTGGTCGTATTTGGTACTGCCAAGCTTAAAAATGTAGGTAAAGATTTAGGCGGTGCGGTGAAGGGTTTTAAAGAAGCGGTCAAAGATGAAGAACCCGAGAATGCTCGCAAAAATCATGTGCTTAGCCATGAAAATAGTACGCCAGCTGCAAGTAATGATTTAAATACGCGTGTAGGTAATCAGGCTGATGATATGGAAATCAGCCCTATTTCCACTGATGACCAGCCTAAAGTATGA